From a single Crateriforma spongiae genomic region:
- a CDS encoding PD-(D/E)XK nuclease family protein: MKANRKFLDWSKPLLHSVVDTLAADFPVREAGSGAPEGSGAGKCWPLSSLLVVVPTARGKVLLGDRLKHVAKQRKVALHWPKMVTTGELPEYLYRGDGEAALPIEQTFAWARVLQEARIRSEQDPDDRLDALMPTPPPAEPLTQWLEIAAMIRRTHEALAAQAIRFDECLDHCVGPRETQSWRLLNRLYPRYVRTLADAGLIDPHHERLRAMESGNAVCGRTVVLVGTTDLNQGSLRLLADCDCEVYAYIAAPEKQSDHFDEFGRVAPERWKSFAFELDDSCWINADDVHDQAAAVAESYVALKSDSSAERLTLGVTDESHVVPIENQMRSIDATTYRHLGWNLAQTAIGRLLRQVAALVATPTWDNLATLVRHADAFHRFGRDASLAHLDSYLSEHFPVRIDDPPVEEALPKFADVIKAKDAIVDWIKPLSGRSPQTLSVWCGIAADWLRQTYEVEPLEDLPDVEPTDSVPVIPFRSSLAERKRSELALAKTLDLLDRLANLNDRLDLVVDAAEGLELIVQRIFELRVVQDNDPSAVPVLGWLDLPMDDAPSMIVTAMNHPFVPEPVSADPLLPLALRSRLTTEGNDRRYARDVHALVLLSNCRPEIRLVVGKKSADGSPTPPTRLMAAAEPDRVAARLRNLLVPANRKERIANRWDGGASKTRLPIPDLGEIQPVNVISVTAFKEYLTCPYRFYLRRVLKLSPLDDRSDEMAANQFGNLIHDTLEAFGKSDVANSDDRKVIQDALLDHLSDLAKKRYGDHCNAAVRMQIMQAQMRLRHVAKAQAERRADGWKIEHVEKPVDEKSGGQIIVDRQPMGVRGRFDRIDRHESSGAWAVLDYKTHGDKPNERHLKQKNGQTVWADLQLPLYRLMLPALGIHDDPKTVQLGYFNISDKETETTINIADFSEELMQQAIQKIHEIVRAIRLGHFEPTDDPVPFDDYPMILQTGVASQMLGREQSEVEEAVQ; encoded by the coding sequence GTGAAAGCAAACAGGAAGTTTCTTGATTGGTCCAAGCCACTGTTGCACAGCGTGGTCGATACGCTGGCCGCGGACTTCCCCGTCCGCGAAGCGGGTTCTGGCGCTCCTGAGGGCTCCGGAGCAGGAAAATGCTGGCCGTTGTCATCCTTGTTGGTGGTCGTTCCAACCGCTCGTGGGAAAGTGTTGCTGGGCGATCGGCTGAAGCACGTGGCGAAGCAGCGAAAGGTCGCCCTGCACTGGCCAAAGATGGTGACGACCGGTGAGTTACCCGAATACCTGTACCGCGGCGACGGCGAAGCGGCGTTGCCGATCGAACAGACCTTTGCTTGGGCACGTGTGTTGCAAGAAGCTCGCATCCGCAGTGAACAAGATCCGGATGATCGTCTGGATGCTTTGATGCCGACACCGCCACCGGCCGAACCGTTAACGCAATGGTTAGAAATCGCCGCGATGATTCGCCGGACCCACGAAGCATTGGCGGCACAGGCGATTCGGTTTGATGAATGTTTGGATCATTGTGTCGGTCCGCGTGAAACTCAAAGCTGGCGTCTGCTGAATCGTTTGTATCCGCGCTATGTTCGCACCCTGGCGGATGCCGGATTGATCGATCCGCATCACGAACGATTGCGGGCCATGGAATCGGGCAATGCCGTCTGTGGTCGGACCGTCGTGCTGGTCGGAACAACGGATTTGAATCAAGGGTCGCTGCGGCTACTTGCCGACTGTGATTGCGAAGTCTACGCCTACATCGCGGCGCCGGAAAAGCAGTCTGATCACTTCGATGAATTCGGACGTGTCGCACCGGAACGTTGGAAATCGTTTGCGTTTGAACTTGATGACTCGTGCTGGATCAACGCTGATGATGTGCACGACCAGGCAGCGGCAGTGGCGGAGAGCTATGTCGCTTTGAAATCTGATTCTTCTGCTGAACGCCTGACCCTGGGGGTGACGGATGAGTCGCACGTGGTCCCGATCGAAAACCAAATGCGTTCGATCGACGCGACCACTTATCGTCACTTGGGTTGGAATCTGGCGCAAACGGCCATTGGTCGCCTGCTTCGTCAAGTCGCCGCACTGGTGGCCACACCGACGTGGGACAACTTGGCCACGTTGGTCCGTCATGCCGATGCGTTTCATCGTTTTGGCAGGGACGCTTCCCTGGCGCATTTGGACTCCTATCTGTCAGAACATTTCCCGGTCCGAATCGACGATCCGCCCGTCGAAGAAGCGTTGCCGAAATTTGCTGACGTGATCAAGGCAAAGGATGCCATTGTCGACTGGATCAAGCCGCTTAGCGGTCGTTCGCCCCAAACGCTTTCCGTTTGGTGCGGCATCGCCGCTGATTGGTTGCGTCAGACTTACGAAGTCGAACCGTTGGAAGATCTGCCGGATGTGGAACCGACCGATAGCGTTCCTGTCATTCCCTTCCGATCCAGTTTGGCGGAACGAAAGCGGTCAGAACTTGCCTTGGCAAAGACATTGGATCTTCTGGATCGTCTGGCGAATCTGAATGACCGTTTGGACCTTGTGGTCGATGCGGCGGAAGGCTTGGAATTGATCGTCCAGCGCATCTTTGAACTCAGGGTTGTTCAAGACAATGATCCAAGTGCGGTCCCAGTGCTGGGATGGTTGGATTTGCCGATGGATGACGCACCGTCGATGATCGTCACGGCGATGAATCATCCGTTTGTTCCTGAACCCGTGTCGGCCGATCCGTTGTTGCCATTGGCGCTGCGAAGCCGATTGACGACCGAAGGGAATGATCGGCGTTATGCCCGTGACGTTCACGCATTGGTTCTGTTGTCCAATTGCCGACCCGAGATTCGGCTGGTGGTCGGCAAAAAGTCTGCCGACGGAAGCCCGACACCTCCGACTCGGTTGATGGCGGCGGCTGAACCGGATCGCGTGGCGGCACGCTTGCGCAATCTACTTGTACCCGCGAACCGCAAAGAACGAATCGCCAATCGGTGGGATGGTGGGGCAAGTAAGACTCGTCTTCCCATTCCCGATCTGGGGGAAATCCAGCCGGTCAATGTGATCAGCGTCACGGCGTTCAAGGAATATCTGACGTGTCCGTATCGGTTTTATTTGCGACGCGTGCTGAAGCTTAGCCCATTGGACGATCGTTCCGATGAAATGGCGGCCAACCAATTCGGAAACCTCATCCACGACACCTTGGAAGCGTTTGGCAAATCCGATGTCGCCAATTCAGACGATCGTAAGGTGATCCAAGATGCCCTGTTGGATCATTTGAGCGATCTAGCCAAGAAGCGGTATGGCGATCACTGCAACGCAGCGGTTCGCATGCAAATCATGCAGGCCCAGATGCGTTTGCGACACGTCGCCAAAGCACAGGCCGAACGTCGTGCGGATGGATGGAAAATTGAACATGTTGAAAAACCGGTGGACGAAAAATCCGGCGGCCAAATCATCGTTGACCGGCAACCAATGGGTGTTCGCGGGCGCTTTGATCGTATCGACAGACACGAATCATCGGGTGCATGGGCCGTGTTGGACTACAAGACGCATGGCGACAAGCCGAATGAACGACATTTGAAACAAAAGAATGGTCAGACGGTTTGGGCGGATCTCCAACTGCCGCTTTATCGCTTGATGTTGCCGGCGTTGGGGATTCACGACGATCCCAAAACGGTTCAGTTGGGGTATTTCAATATCAGTGATAAAGAAACCGAAACCACGATCAATATCGCGGACTTTTCGGAGGAGTTGATGCAGCAGGCGATCCAAAAAATTCATGAAATCGTTCGTGCCATTCGTCTTGGCCACTTTGAGCCAACGGATGATCCCGTTCCCTTTGACGATTACCCGATGATCCTGCAAACCGGTGTGGCGTCGCAGATGTTGGGCCGCGAGCAAAGCGAAGTGGAGGAGGCGGTGCAATGA